A region of Clostridiales bacterium DNA encodes the following proteins:
- a CDS encoding WYL domain-containing protein encodes MSAAIERLVNLALFLASAREPVSTERVRSEVLGYPETQDYDTFERMFERDKESLREAGLVITSTPDGRNLLDTASTFATSLTLSREETVAMRTVATALLGDPGFPFAEDLRFALTKIAALDISPSPASSRLADEDPASQGERVATLSAAASSRKRVAFEYVNSAGERRAREIEPYGLFLREGRWYVVGRDAATDEMRVFAVARIDKLTPNTARPKSPDFERLDGFDVRSFIGLPFQYGHGEPFEATLAFSSAAAWRARALTFGVGTLEVADGADTRLHWKITARDRRRLLRWTIANGPGIEILSPPALAEELSAGLEEVAEAHG; translated from the coding sequence GTGTCTGCCGCGATAGAGCGACTCGTCAATCTTGCCCTGTTCCTGGCGTCGGCGCGTGAACCTGTGTCGACCGAACGTGTTCGATCCGAGGTGCTTGGCTATCCTGAGACCCAGGACTACGACACCTTTGAACGGATGTTCGAGCGCGACAAGGAAAGTCTTCGCGAAGCAGGTCTCGTCATCACATCGACCCCCGATGGACGCAACCTCCTCGACACCGCGTCCACGTTCGCGACCAGCCTCACCCTCTCACGTGAAGAGACGGTCGCCATGCGCACCGTCGCGACCGCGCTCCTCGGCGATCCGGGGTTTCCCTTCGCCGAGGATCTTCGCTTCGCGCTCACCAAAATCGCGGCGCTCGACATCTCTCCCTCCCCCGCGTCTTCCCGCCTAGCTGATGAGGATCCGGCCTCCCAGGGTGAACGGGTGGCTACCTTGTCGGCAGCGGCATCTTCAAGAAAGCGTGTCGCGTTTGAGTACGTGAACTCGGCGGGCGAGCGGCGCGCCCGCGAGATCGAGCCGTACGGATTGTTCTTGCGCGAGGGCCGCTGGTACGTCGTGGGCCGAGACGCCGCAACCGATGAGATGCGCGTTTTTGCTGTCGCTCGTATCGATAAGCTGACCCCGAACACCGCACGGCCCAAGTCGCCCGATTTCGAGCGTCTGGACGGATTCGACGTCCGTTCGTTCATCGGACTGCCCTTCCAGTACGGCCACGGCGAACCGTTCGAGGCCACGCTCGCGTTCTCTTCGGCAGCGGCGTGGCGCGCTCGCGCGTTGACCTTCGGCGTCGGCACGCTTGAGGTCGCGGACGGCGCCGATACGCGGCTGCACTGGAAGATCACCGCGCGTGACCGGAGGCGCCTCTTGCGCTGGACCATCGCGAACGGCCCCGGCATCGAGATCCTCTCTCCTCCCGCTCTGGCCGAGGAGCTCTCGGCGGGACTCGAGGAGGTGGCCGAGGCACATGGGTGA